The DNA region TCGTTCTTTAAATAACAAATGCACAACAGTCAAATtctgggggggaaagaaaataagaccgttaaatatttaattttgccCCATTTGGACATTACTcagagagaagaaaaacaaaaaacctcaaGGCTCCAATATGGAGATCAGATCCGCAAGGAACCAGCCAACAAATACAATGCCTTAAGTACTTTGttttcggttgcacatgattaaaatgtggtaaactgactaactaactttcctctctttttcctaaaaaaataaaattaaatataataatttatgtTAGTTTCAAACaatttaatcatgtgcaacagatgtacatgttcaaattaagacaatttgaatgattccccctcccccccagttttttgaccaattaaaaaaaaaaaaaaaaaagaaaaaacgaattgttttctttctcaTGGATTATATTGGATATATTGCTATTGCAGAATCGTACATTAATAGTTTAGCAAtattatacacaaaaaaatgctaggccgtttgtattcattttatttatttttaaattctattcATTACCatcatggacaaaaaaaagtattgaatttACTTAACTCGAATATGTACATCGATGGACTAAATGacatgactaaaaaaaaaaacttaaacaaCCAAATCATTTAGGAGGTGCTTAAGAACCTTTTTAGGGGGTCTTAGACCCCCCAAAAGTGGCCTAACCACAAAAACCGAATGCTTTTTGTTATAATAATATGCATAAATAGATTACTTCATGACGAATTTAGAGCTTGTATTGGAGTATTTATGCTTTACTGTATTGCAAGGTTAAGGAGTAAAGTTGGATAGTTGGAGACGAGACTTGTTGCACGCCTCATGGTAATCTGTTGACTGCAATTTTGGGCAGGCACAGTCACAAGCTTATTCGACAGTAATTGGAGCACAATAACCAGAGGACAGCTGACCAGTGACGCTCCATTGAGTTCTTGGTTGTGGAATGGGCGCCATTAGTCTGAGAAATGGTGAACACCCAGTCTAACACACAGTAGCCTACAGGCACCAGGGCTGAAttgtattgatatatatatatatatttagcccACCCGCCATGGAGTAATTCAATAAATGAATACGTTAATTcaataaaacatgcacacaGGAAACAGGATGTTGTTAAACACATTAATAGACACTGCTATGAGCTTCCTGATGAAAgtaaaaattatttcatttacaaGAGAATAttcattgatccatccatccatgataATGCTTGTCCATATTAAGGTGGGAAAGATGAAGACTCTCTTAGCTGACTGTGGGAgagggtgagaggcagggtacaagggtacactcacattcacacctatgggcaatttagactcttgaATTAACCCAACAtacatgattttggaatgtgggaagaagcaaCCCCACAaaaacacggggagaacaaacgCCACACAAGAATCCCCGAGACTAGATTCAAACCCGAATCCTCAAAACTATAAGGCAGACATATACTAACCTTTATGGCTACCATACTGCCCgatagatcgatcgatcgatagataggTAGATCGACTAGGTAAAAACCAATGTGTTTACCTCCTGGCAATACATCAAATTTTCATCTTATTGACGATATTTGAGCATATACTGTagtgctaaaataaaaataaattaaaatatcatTCGGCTCAGACAGTTAAACAATACACAAACgtctttcatatttatttatttattttaaagttcaATAACTGATATGATTATTCTGAAAATACACTTCATTACTTTGATATTAACACACAATTGGTCTTTTGGCCAATTTAAATGAATTggcaaaataatgaaattagaTATGGTAAAATTATTGATTTGAAATTACAGTCTTGGGACTGtagtggatatatatatatctatatacacaATTgtagtttgactttatttttttccgatATTTTATTGTGGAAAAACTAACCGGAACTAAACGTGAAAgtggcatttttatttaaattcaaacATACACGGAAGTAACTATAATTGTTTTCTCAACATCGTGCTGTATACCTGCCACCACGTCACATCCAATATGTTGGTTATTCATTACAGCACTGTAATATGATCGTTGTTTGGTTTTGTAGGCTTGGTTGAATGCCTTTAATGGCGGTGGTATTCCTTCGGAGTTACCTTTGAACCTTTTTCCTTTCTGTTGGGCACCGTGGGTCCACGTTAGGTGACACCGTGGCGTGCGTGGGTTGCAAAACTCTACATTTTGGATTACTTTGTTCGACATGGCTCACAGCAAAGAGGCCGAAGCGGAACCTCGACTGTTCGCCTTCGCCCGAGTAGCTTCCGCAGTGCTGACACACTTTCTCGGCATATCCCTCACTGGCTTCGTCGCTGTTCTGGCTCGACCTGGTACAAGTGAGTGAGCCATTTATTATCCGCACACACGTTTCTCTTTTGTATTATACGTTTACTTGACAAGTTGGTGTAACTCTTTACAGGTTGGTTTTCCTGGCATCCTTTCCTCATGACACTCGCAGTAAGTTTCAAAAATAAAGCTTCAAACACGTGACGCATTTACATTGCTGTGATTGGTCAATGCCAATTTACCTGTATACAGTAATGAGATCAATATGGATTTTTGATTGACCCAAAaagcagtgttggggagtaactaaatGTAACGAGATGATGTGATTTAATCagtaatgtaattgtaatccattacataactgggagaaaatgtgtaaacgaattgcagttgcttttggaaattgccGTGATTACAATTTTctaattccatttaaaaaaattgcttttcATACCACTTGGTCCTTTCATACCACTTGGTCACATGTCATCCTTCAGTAGTTTCAAACATGAcacattttttcaaatatgaGCTCAAAATGCCATCATGTGATGCAATCTATTTTCTGAGATTTTTAAAAGGTTAGACTcagttacattttttaacatttcatctttatcattttgattttttttaatgaacatttaCTAATCTAGTTTGTCACATGAagcaatattgtctaaattgtgcacaccTAAGGTCaatattgtatttgtgttttccaCATGCTCTACAGATATACAGCATATGTATATTATGTACaatgcaacacatttttattaagTACACTTTACATTGCATAattttttgttatcagtttattatttgtgtgaaaaacaaatatgtggttaattccaaaatgtggATCTGtgcttttaatccactttttttttctcgagaaaacatacagaaaatatgaatattacTTTGGGAAAATAGATGAAATAGTTACACtcctaaaacattttcaattggataACTTGTTACTAAACTTCCCAACActcccaataaataaataatgaatgaatgaatgtattcatttaacaatatagtATGTTTGTTATTGTACTGCATTATTACATCTTACTGCCAACCAGTGGTGGGAAGGTTACTTTGAAAATGTAGTTGGTCATACGAGCTATAATGGGTggatatattcttttttttatttatctatttattttttgtatttattgttttttttttttttactgttgtactgtacttactgtacatTAATAAAAGCCAAATGTGTGCTAGAGCTTTTTATTGGATCTCACTAAATTGTGCTGGTGTGCCAATTGTTTTGGCCGCCGAATGTAATGATTAATGCAGAGCTATTGTTTTCCTATCCACCAGTTCTCCTTCTTCATGACAGAAGCCATCCTCCTCTTCTCGGCCCACGGCTCCCCCTTGAGGAGGTTTTCCCACAAGGTGAAAGGTCGCGTTCACTGGCTGCTGCAGTGCGCCTGCGTGACGTGCGCCGCGCTCGGCCTGGCAGCCATCTTTTACAACAAACACTTGCACGGCAAGCCTCACTTCACCTCCTGGCACGGTCTGCTGGGCTTCATCACGGTGTGTACGGCGACGGTCCAATCGCTGGCCGCTGTGCCCCTCATCTATCACTCTCTGGCTAAAGGCTGGTCTCTGGCCAAGCTCAAGAGGTACCACGCGGCGTCAGGGCTGGTCACCTACCTGCTTGGCAGCGTCAGCCTGCTCCTCGGCCTGACTTCTGTGTGGTTCACTGCGTCTGTCAGCGATGCCAGTTGGTACCTGGCGGCACTATGTCCCACTCTCAGTGCACTCATCATCATGAATCAAGTCACCAGTGCTTATGTTGCAAAGAAACGCTTCCAGTCCTAATTGTAATGAAGTACAAACACATTACTTTGTTAATGTGCTTTAGTAGATTTTTTTCAGATAGATCTAATTTATTtgcgtatttattttttaggatGGCTTTCTACATTTGAAcacatctgtactttctactcctttgtCAAAGTAGGCtggttagttgtttttttttccccaacctttGTGGATGACAACGATGTCAAAAAGACAATGAATAGAAAGAATTAAAGGCAGTTGtagttgagatcttgattgagtGATTTAGATCTTGGGGACttcagagaagcaagatattccccaccCATGGTTTTATTTTAGGAAATTGTTTGATGCTGTTGGCCCAGAATGATTTGTAGTGAATGTGTTGTCTTGTGCCAGTATAAAAACCACCAACTTAACCTGTTCAGAAAttctaaatggaaaaaaaaacacaacgaaggtacagtacattttattcaatagttatcattagctaatttagcattttcgtCAGCCAgttcacaatgttagcaaaACTATGGAACACGCTTTGAAGCATAAAAGCCTTATCCAATTGTAGCAAACTTGGtttcaaaaaaagatttttttcttccttgtgtcaagttatcaaaacaggtattgtatataattgactgTAAAAGTtcacttttacttttgtactttaatGACTTTTCAGTGTATGTTTTTACTTAAGAATCAGTTTTTCTACTTTTATCGGtttttttctttcgttttttttacacatcactgtacatttaagtacagtgCCTGAGTGCTTTTGCAACCTCTGATCCCAATAAAGGCTGCGATATGTATTCATAACAATGTTGTTACTGACACTTGTGCGGGGATTGTTTTGCACACAAGGCCATTAGTCTGATGTATTTACATAGGTAATATTTTGTTTCACATTGTACAGAACACAGCTATTTACTGACGTTTCACAACCATTGTAAATGTCTAATAATTGTCATTAAATTTACATCAATACTTTTATCGAAGAACCTCAGACAAAAGATGTACAATAATGTAAAATCTTTGTCAGATGTTTACATCGTAGCATATTGCAGGAAGTGTTTTAGCCGAAATTGACATTTTCTGATGTCATTCTGTGCGGCCTTTGGATTTACTTGATTTGGACATCCGCATGATGTTACAGACCATGCCAAAGCAGTgttgtctatttaaaaaaaaaaaaaaaaaacacacattaagCATTTGCACGATCGaagagtgttttatttttaaaataacattgataACACAGTCATTTTCTGCTTTTGTCTAGGTGGTATGTAGATCAGCCATCAGCGTGAACACaaggtaaattaaaaaacaaaataaatacatttcatacaGTACAAACACTGAAATGAGGAAAGCTACCATTAAGAGTACATTACAAAATtataaaagtttttaaaaaaaaattcaatatccaacccataaaaatgatttaactggacatttaacaacaaatttaaacataaaGCGATGATATTCAACTTCAAATTCTAACGAGTACAAATAGACATGGGATCGGCATTTTTCCATAATCCCCCTCAGAGCTGTTTTACATGACGCTTAAAAAGTTTCCACCGGtctactgaaaaaaatatctttacaGGTTATGTTGGTTAGTCTCATGCTTTCCTGTTTTATGTCTAAAGACTGATAAAACCACTGTGTCAACCTGTTTGCAAACACGATTCCAAAATCTAAACACCAGTGAGGTCTCATCACAATATGAAAGACACAAGGCTAGAGAGCAGCAGAGGCCTAAACACCACTGACAAAAACTACTTACACAAGATGCCAATGGTCAGCCGGCTAAGGCCTCAACTCCACCTGGCCCGGCTGGCTCTGCCACAGTCACTGGTGggcgtgag from Phycodurus eques isolate BA_2022a chromosome 10, UOR_Pequ_1.1, whole genome shotgun sequence includes:
- the LOC133408839 gene encoding transmembrane reductase CYB561D2, yielding MAHSKEAEAEPRLFAFARVASAVLTHFLGISLTGFVAVLARPGTSWFSWHPFLMTLAFSFFMTEAILLFSAHGSPLRRFSHKVKGRVHWLLQCACVTCAALGLAAIFYNKHLHGKPHFTSWHGLLGFITVCTATVQSLAAVPLIYHSLAKGWSLAKLKRYHAASGLVTYLLGSVSLLLGLTSVWFTASVSDASWYLAALCPTLSALIIMNQVTSAYVAKKRFQS